The region catcAAATCCAAtaacatttacaaaattattatttgctgctctttttgtgttgttgtttttttgtttttcagttcgTTTTCTCGGCtctcaggaaaaataaagtaatccttgtgttttgtatttaatttaaccGAGCAGGACGGCTTTTATTCACAGCTGCTTCGCGGCGAAAGGCAAAGGAAAGCGgcaaaaaaataagatgaaataaaccaaaaatggGCTGTAAAACACTGAGTTGTCCagaaattaaatgtaattaaatgatTATTGTTGCAGGAGATGAAACTGTGAGAAATAAGGCAGATTGTTGAGGCTGTTTGTGAACTTCAACAAGCATTTGAAACCATTTAGGAGGGTAAATGttgggcttttattgtgaattagcactgtttctgtcacagaaaTGTAAGTTTTCATGAAAAAGTTACGTTTCTTTACTTATAAGAACTCTGAACTgacttaaaaatgttaaataaaagaatgtCGTCGCTCAGAAGCTGCAGGAGCGTCGTGTTTGTGCGTGGACTCAGACGAGAAGgtgatgttttattgtttctggtCCCCACAGCCCCCACTGGTACGCCTGCCAGCCGCTGGACGCCGCCACCCTGCAGAGCATGCTCACACGCATCCTGGCGGTCAGGGAGGTGCAGCAGGAAGCCGGGCGGCGCCGGGGCTCGGCCGCAGCTGCAGCTGACACCGACGAGTGACGACGGCCGTCTGAACGGGACTCTCTGTAGCCAGAAACGGACGCGAGGCTGCCGCTGTGTTCAGATCCTCCAGGAGGCGTCGTCTCGCCACGGAACGCACAAAAAAATCCACCGGATTTTCCTTCAGATACGCCTCTGTCACCGTGGAGTCTTCTCCAAAACAGCAGGAAGGAAAAAACggatcattttctttgtttctgttctgctctgGGGTTAAATCAGCGTCAGAAAAAAGACTTTTAACATCGAgacaaacaaaatctgtttaaaagcagaaagttcATCGTAAAGAAAGATTTAGATCCTGATGTTTTGGagaaaactgatgaaatgtcgtctttctttctttcagcacCTTCTCTGCAGAGtttagtgacttttttttttggtttattttttaatcttaatgtTTTTCCCCGGATGGAAGCAGATTTCCTGAACAGTCGTGACTTTGAGTTCAGCTTGTTTCACGGAAACTCTCAGTGCctcagatttcatgtttttattttatattttttaaatctccactacagtctgtttatttcctgctttctcttcgtttgtgtttgtttttatttttcattttgaggcATTTGGGAGAATCTTTTCCAGCAGCAGACGcaagaaaagtttttattaccCCCTAAAATGTTTCGTATTCCAGCAGAGGGTGTGTAAACTCTGTTTTAATGTCACTTTTTAATTGCTTCCGTATGAATTACTCTTATCTGATGATTGTTCTGCAAAAAAAGgcccaaaataaaacaattagtgTCGCTATtaggtgtttaaaaataaaaaaggaaagtgggACGGACCTGCAGCGTCACCTGAGGACTGTAATcgttttaaaacattaaagtgtaaaaatcTTGGTTTTCAGCCTCTAAGATCATTTTTCTGCACGTTAGTTAGAAATATTatcttaaataaatctgtttggtgTTGGGTTTTTGTAATGTGTGGCCCGcaggttttgttcagtttaatcTGTAAATGAAGATGCGACAGGAAGTTTTATCtaagatttaaatatttaaacgtTTCCTTTTGCAGAGTCTGATAAATCCACAGATTAATAATTTACTGCAGAGCTGACGAAAGGTTGGACTTCAGGGTTAAATCCTGCAGGATTATTAAAGTCAcataaagaagtttaaaaacagaacagagccGGTCCGAATGAAAGTGTCAAAAAGCTTTATTGAACTCTAAATGAAGCAGAGCAGTGAACGCCTCGTCCCTCGGCCCAAAAACAACCTTCAACTGATCGATCACAAACATCTGAaagcttgaaaaataaaaacatgaaagcagATAATCTGACTGAAGCTGCTCTGTGAGGCAGTTCTACATTCAGAGaagtcagtttatttctttctacAGCTGCTCTGATCCACGAGGTCAACAGACGTGTTGCTGCGAAGTTTAAAGtgacaaaagattttaaatatctgaaaacTAGTGTTAAATAGCTGCTCAACTCTAAAAGACAGAGTTAATGTTGGATTAATTAGGTTTTCCCTACATGGAGTCAGGTTAATGAAAGACAGGAACTTTACAGTTTGATAAAGAAACATgtctttgtcttattttaagataaaaatatagttttgttttttatacttAAATCTCTGTAATATAATCAAAAACAGGTCAAATGTCTGATTGCCCAGCAGctgattttattaaattcagttttttgtgtgtcaaaaacaaactaaaagttgaacatttgtcagttttatgtaGTTAGAGTTTAGGAGGCCCaatgtaaacagaaacaaacaggaagcaaacatttgaacattttaaattcaagaAACAAGAGAATCTTTGAGCCGTGGCTAAGGCTGAACAATAACTTAAcggttttgttattttctgatAAAATTGAAACgatttaattatttctgttgAGCTTTAACAAACTAAGCAGAGGGACCACGGTGGGAGTTTAGGCCACGTCCTCCTCGCCTTCCTCCTCGAACTCCCCCTCTTCCTCGGCGGTGGCGTCCTGGTACTGCTGGTACTCGGACACCAGGTCATTCATGTTGCTCTCTGCCTCAGTGAACTCCATCTCATCCATGCCTTCGCCGGTGTACCTGTCGTCACAGAGACAGCGCCGTCAGGACGGACCGAAACCAGAACACACACTTCCTGCTCAGGGTTTCACTCACCAGTGGAGGAAGGCTTTGCGGCGGAACATGGCGGTGAACTGCTCTGAGATGCGTTTGAACAGCTCCTGGATGGCCGTGCTGTTGCCGATAAaagtggcggccatcttgagacCACGTGGAGGGATGTCACAGACGGCGGTCTTCACGTTGTTGGGGATCCACTCCACAAAGTAGCTGCTGTTCTTGTTCTGCACATTCAGCATCTGCTCGTCCACTTCTTTCATGGACATGCGTCCTCTGAAGATGGCAGCGACCGTTAGATACCGCCCGTGGCGCGGGTCACAGGCCGCCATCATGTTTTTGGCATCAAACATCTGCATGGTGAGCTCAGGGACTGTTAGAGCcctgaaaaaaagacatttaggtttaaagtcgaacaaaaacaagttgtgGTGCACAGTTGGTGTAAGAACAGAACTGTACCTGTACTGCTGGCTGCCGCGGCTCGTCAGGGGGGCAAAGCCCGGCATGAAGAAGTGCAGTCTGGGGAAGGGCACCATGTTGACAGCCAGTTTCCTCAGATCGGCGTTCAGCTGGCCAGGGAAGCGCAGGCAGGTGGTCACCCCGCTCATGGTGGCTGAGACGAGGTGGTTGAGGTCACCATAGGTGGGTGTGGTGAGTTTCAGTGTACGGAAGCAGATGTCATACAGGGCCTCATTATCAATGCAGTAGGTCTCATCGGTGTTCTCGACCAGCTGGTGGACAGAGAGTGTGGCGTTGTAGGGCTCTACCACCGTGTCTGACACCTGGAAGAGGAGGCGGAGCCAAGAGGAGAACAATGGAACAGGGTTAAAGCATGAAGGAAGTGGGAAGATGGCCAAACCTTAATCTGAACACATTTGAATGAGCTGTATGGACCTTAGGTGAGGGCACAACGCTGAAAGTGTTCATGATGCGGTCTGGATACTCCTCTCGGATCTTGCTGATAAGGAGCGTGCCCATGCCAGAGCCCGTGCCTCCTCCCAGAGAGTGTGTGAGCTGGAAGCCCTGCAGGCAGTCGCAGCTTTCTGCCTCTTTTCTCACCACATCCAGAACAGAGTCCaccagctcagctccttcagtgTAGTGGCCTTTAGCCCAGTTATTACCGGCACCACTCTGGcctgtgagaaataaaaatagagatATTGTTCACAGCTGTGTTGTCAGAACCCCTTTTTACACCTTCAGAACCAAGCAGGATATACTGACATCAAGCAGTGCACAAAGAACAGCGTTTTACAGACAGTATGGCATTTAAATGTGTAACTCCAAcactttctaaaataaaaatactcacCAAAGACAAAGTTGTCAGGTCTGAACACCTGACCGAAAGGACCAGACCTCACAGAGTCCATCGTGCCGGGCTCCAAGTCCACCAGAACCGCACGAGGGACATATTTACcacctggaaaagaaaaaaaacattaaagaaaatcaaagcaaaagcaCTATTAACCTTGACTTTGTGCTTTGCAAAGACACTGCGTGCGCTTTAAACTTACAAGATGCATTCAAATGTGCATGCAAATGTGAGTTTTGAATGTTTCTAATCTGACACAGGTCAGTAATGTGATGTTTAATGTAATCTAccaactttaactttaatttttactaATGCTTATATTGCATTTTGTCGCTGAAACACACCTAGCCCTTATATATAAGGATTATAACCcaacatttttaaggtttggcCTGTAATAAGCCAATTAAATGTAAGCATTAAAGCTCTGTAGCTACGGTAGCAGTTTTGTTAGCTTGTGGTATCATGGAAACTGATCCATAGTAACCATTGAGTTAAGGCCCCTTGCtggatacacacacacctaaCGGGGTTGCCGTTGAGGTATTGCGTTACCTCTGGGCTCACAAATGATCCAATCTAACCGTGTGGCTGTGAGTGCTGAGCAGAGCTAAGTTAAACCTGTAGCCTCGTTGTAATACACGTTGATCCGCTCCAGCTGCAGGTCGCTGTCCCCGTGGTAGGTCCCGGTCGGGTCGATGCCATGTTCGTCGCTGATCACCTCCCAGaactacaattaaaaaaaaaaacaacaagaaggggaggaaaaaaattaataaccgtcaaaaataagtaaaaacaaaaaaggcggGTTGACTCGCTTAACCGCGCAAACCGAAACCAACGGCTAACCGTTAGCTTTTTAATGCTAAGCAAGCTAACGATAAGTTTAGCAGCGCGCGCGCAAACTG is a window of Kryptolebias marmoratus isolate JLee-2015 linkage group LG10, ASM164957v2, whole genome shotgun sequence DNA encoding:
- the LOC108241762 gene encoding tubulin beta-4B chain, with translation MREIVHLQAGQCGNQIGAKFWEVISDEHGIDPTGTYHGDSDLQLERINVYYNEATGGKYVPRAVLVDLEPGTMDSVRSGPFGQVFRPDNFVFGQSGAGNNWAKGHYTEGAELVDSVLDVVRKEAESCDCLQGFQLTHSLGGGTGSGMGTLLISKIREEYPDRIMNTFSVVPSPKVSDTVVEPYNATLSVHQLVENTDETYCIDNEALYDICFRTLKLTTPTYGDLNHLVSATMSGVTTCLRFPGQLNADLRKLAVNMVPFPRLHFFMPGFAPLTSRGSQQYRALTVPELTMQMFDAKNMMAACDPRHGRYLTVAAIFRGRMSMKEVDEQMLNVQNKNSSYFVEWIPNNVKTAVCDIPPRGLKMAATFIGNSTAIQELFKRISEQFTAMFRRKAFLHWYTGEGMDEMEFTEAESNMNDLVSEYQQYQDATAEEEGEFEEEGEEDVA